Proteins encoded in a region of the Ruegeria sp. AD91A genome:
- a CDS encoding PfkB family carbohydrate kinase: MTQNTNILCIGSVLWDVIGRSASAMRQGSDVPGRITRLPGGVAMNIAMTLVRFGMTPTLLTAIGRDPEGDELVHACSRLGMVTDHLYRSQDLPTDRYMAVEGANGLIAAIADAHSLEAAGAKILRPLMHGPLGYENTPFEGPIALDGNLTLDLLEEIAQSPAFSRADLRVAPASPGKAERLLPFLKHARATLYVNLEEAGILCQREFTDSESAAKGLLDRGALRALVTDGGNSATVGSSDDILTQTPPAVLVTRVTGAGDTFMAAHIASESGGASIDEAMARALHAAATYVSGETPL, translated from the coding sequence ATGACTCAGAACACCAATATCCTGTGCATCGGCTCGGTCCTGTGGGACGTCATCGGCCGATCGGCCAGCGCCATGAGGCAAGGCTCGGACGTGCCGGGCCGGATCACCCGCCTGCCCGGCGGCGTTGCAATGAACATCGCCATGACACTGGTACGCTTTGGCATGACGCCCACCCTGCTGACTGCCATTGGCCGCGACCCAGAAGGTGACGAACTGGTTCACGCCTGTTCGCGCCTCGGCATGGTGACGGATCACCTCTATCGTTCGCAGGATTTGCCGACTGACCGCTACATGGCTGTCGAAGGGGCGAACGGGTTGATCGCGGCGATTGCCGACGCGCATTCGCTGGAAGCCGCTGGCGCAAAGATACTACGCCCCTTGATGCACGGGCCATTGGGCTACGAAAACACACCGTTTGAAGGCCCAATCGCACTCGACGGCAATCTGACACTGGACCTGCTTGAAGAGATTGCTCAAAGCCCTGCTTTCTCTCGCGCTGATCTTCGCGTGGCCCCGGCCTCGCCCGGCAAAGCCGAACGGTTGCTACCCTTCCTGAAACACGCACGCGCCACGCTTTACGTGAATCTCGAAGAGGCCGGCATCCTGTGTCAGCGCGAGTTCACCGACTCCGAATCCGCCGCTAAGGGCCTGCTGGATCGTGGCGCGCTGCGCGCTCTGGTCACCGATGGCGGCAATTCAGCCACCGTCGGGAGCTCTGATGATATCCTGACGCAAACACCCCCTGCCGTTCTGGTCACACGCGTGACCGGTGCCGGGGACACTTTCATGGCGGCCCATATCGCCTCAGAATCCGGCGGTGCATCCATTGACGAGGCTATGGCCCGCGCCCTGCACGCCGCTGCAACCTACGTTTCCGGAGAAACCCCACTGTGA